A genomic stretch from Alteribacter keqinensis includes:
- the tuaD gene encoding UDP-glucose 6-dehydrogenase TuaD, whose product MKKIAVMGTGYVGLVSGTCFAETGNQVVCCDIDETKITNLINGKIPIYEPGLEEVVKRNVKEERLTFTTDIPQAIRDAEIIYIGVGTPMAESGEADLTFVKNVAQTIGENLNGYKVIVNKSTVPVGTGRLVHGIVSSRSNGRAPFDVVSNPEFLREGSALYDTMNMERAVVGATSDHAADMIIELHKPFTETIVKTNLETAEMIKYASNVFLATKISYINDIANICERVGADVTKVAEGMGYDKRIGAQFLQAGIGYGGSCFPKDSKALVHIAEQVGYDFKLAKAVIETNDKQKLKVVSKLKSIFPSLKGKRIAVLGLAFKPNTDDMRDAPSLEIIPELVKHEADVEAFDPIANRAAKQFFGESITYSTDLYKTIENADACVILTDWKEIVEMDLDKVRRQLKMPILIDGRNCFDLKEAEKAGLIYHSIGRPVVEHSAKVIQ is encoded by the coding sequence ATGAAAAAAATAGCAGTAATGGGCACTGGTTATGTTGGACTTGTATCAGGGACTTGTTTTGCTGAAACAGGAAACCAGGTAGTATGCTGTGATATTGATGAAACAAAGATTACTAATTTAATCAACGGTAAGATACCAATTTATGAGCCGGGACTTGAAGAGGTTGTGAAACGAAACGTCAAGGAAGAGCGTCTAACATTTACAACTGACATTCCTCAAGCCATTCGTGATGCTGAGATTATTTACATTGGAGTAGGTACACCGATGGCTGAGTCCGGTGAGGCTGACTTAACCTTTGTTAAGAACGTCGCTCAGACAATTGGGGAAAACCTGAACGGATATAAAGTCATTGTTAATAAAAGTACCGTACCTGTTGGAACAGGAAGACTTGTTCATGGGATTGTTTCAAGCAGAAGCAATGGAAGAGCGCCGTTTGACGTAGTATCAAATCCTGAGTTTTTAAGGGAAGGCTCTGCCTTGTATGACACGATGAACATGGAACGGGCTGTGGTAGGAGCAACAAGCGATCATGCTGCAGATATGATTATTGAATTGCACAAGCCGTTTACAGAGACGATTGTAAAAACCAATCTTGAAACAGCAGAAATGATTAAGTATGCTTCCAATGTCTTTCTTGCAACCAAAATATCCTATATCAATGATATTGCGAATATTTGTGAACGTGTTGGCGCAGACGTTACAAAAGTCGCCGAAGGTATGGGGTATGATAAGCGGATTGGTGCACAGTTCCTCCAGGCCGGTATCGGTTACGGGGGCTCCTGCTTCCCTAAGGATTCTAAGGCACTTGTTCATATAGCTGAACAGGTCGGTTATGATTTTAAGCTGGCGAAAGCTGTTATTGAAACAAATGATAAGCAAAAACTGAAAGTAGTTTCAAAGCTTAAAAGTATATTTCCAAGTTTGAAAGGCAAGCGAATTGCTGTACTTGGTCTTGCATTTAAACCTAACACAGATGACATGAGAGACGCTCCCTCACTTGAAATTATTCCTGAGCTTGTTAAGCATGAAGCAGATGTGGAAGCATTTGATCCTATTGCAAACCGTGCAGCCAAGCAGTTTTTTGGAGAGAGTATCACATACAGCACAGACTTATACAAAACGATTGAAAATGCAGATGCATGTGTGATTCTCACCGATTGGAAAGAGATTGTTGAAATGGACCTCGATAAAGTCAGAAGACAGTTAAAGATGCCGATTTTAATCGATGGACGTAATTGCTTTGATCTGAAAGAAGCAGAGAAAGCTGGTCTGATCTATCATTCAATCGGACGTCCGGTTGTAGAACATAGTGCAAAAGTTATTCAATAA
- the galU gene encoding UTP--glucose-1-phosphate uridylyltransferase GalU, with the protein MQVKKAIIPAAGLGTRFLPATKAQPKEMLPIVDKPTIQYIIEEAIASGIEDIIVVTGRGKRAIEDHFDKSFELEETLEKKDKQVLLKQMQEISSMTNIHYIRQKEPMGLGHAIWCARKFIGNEPFAVLLGDDIVQSETPCLEQLIDVYDRYHSSVVGVQEVPDKDVSKYGIVAPKGQEIESNVIHAETLVEKPAIEDAPSNYAIMGRYVLRPEIFEILENLPTGSGGEIQLTDAINVLNQKQAVLAYNFEGIRYDVGDKFGFIKATVDFALQREDLSTEVAEYLKEVYETKLSAVKG; encoded by the coding sequence ATGCAAGTAAAAAAAGCAATAATTCCTGCTGCAGGGCTTGGAACAAGATTCCTTCCTGCTACGAAAGCACAGCCTAAAGAAATGCTGCCGATAGTGGACAAGCCTACAATACAATATATTATTGAAGAAGCGATTGCTTCTGGTATAGAAGACATTATTGTGGTCACGGGTCGTGGAAAAAGAGCGATTGAGGATCACTTTGATAAATCATTTGAACTAGAAGAAACTCTTGAAAAGAAAGACAAGCAGGTACTTTTAAAACAAATGCAGGAAATTTCAAGTATGACAAATATTCATTATATTCGTCAAAAGGAGCCAATGGGCCTTGGACATGCCATCTGGTGCGCACGTAAGTTTATCGGAAATGAACCATTTGCCGTTTTACTCGGTGACGACATCGTACAGTCCGAAACACCATGTCTTGAGCAGTTGATAGACGTTTATGACCGTTACCATTCATCGGTTGTAGGGGTTCAGGAAGTGCCGGACAAAGATGTTTCGAAATATGGGATTGTAGCGCCTAAGGGACAGGAAATTGAATCGAATGTCATTCATGCTGAAACCTTGGTTGAGAAGCCGGCGATTGAAGATGCGCCTTCCAATTATGCGATTATGGGACGTTACGTGTTGCGTCCGGAGATTTTTGAGATTCTTGAGAATCTGCCAACAGGATCCGGCGGTGAAATTCAGCTTACAGATGCGATTAATGTGCTGAATCAGAAGCAGGCCGTTCTGGCTTATAACTTCGAAGGCATCCGATACGACGTGGGTGATAAATTCGGTTTTATAAAAGCGACGGTTGATTTTGCCCTTCAGCGGGAAGATCTATCTACAGAGGTAGCTGAATACTTAAAAGAAGTTTACGAAACCAAGTTAAGCGCAGTGAAAGGTTAG
- a CDS encoding peptidoglycan-binding protein, which translates to MEHINKKKYASIGLVCCLIFGPGLSLVHAEGVKIDQMHEGLLDNYNQEIIQSDFIMGKIGSIEEGDPIVIILDMFGFKAEDGKDLEGNVISGLAEFIKYYNFENAYNNGSTIEQIFEEVISSSLKLGDVGAEVIALKEYLYLLGIISSEDINDEFDLTTEEVIVDFQSKHNLRENGIVDSITFNKIESLLREKKDSENESYSESGEGNLLSDNKDIDSILYKDNNKIETDFEYEKKLDKVDEVENSIEPHSITVDKEVNTETTIIKTEEVDSTEAITSFSMTSTNDAQSNDGLRNGDREPLVIDLKINLSTLGFHVSDNPNENYGPSTERVVKEFQAYYGLEVSGVAGELTFAKIDEILSSPLSNGRNHTDTITLKENLSRLGFHVSDNPNTAYGPSTERRVREFQSFYGLRENGIGDEVTLAKIEELIRTPMGNGDYRQDAVLLKENMAKLGFVVSATPTPQYGPSTERTVRELQSYYGLSVTGSVGEETWSKIEEVLNSPLQNGQNHADTIPLKEKLSMLGFHVSDNPNTAYGPSTERQVRAFQHYYGLRENGIADHPTLDRIDEILSSPLQNGRNHSDVITLKENLSRLGFHVSDNPNTAYGPSTESRVRDFQAFYGLRENGIGDEVTLAKMNDLIQTPMRIGDYRQDVVLLKENMAKLGFVVSANPTPQYGPTTERTVRELQAYYGLSVTGGVDQEAWSKIEDILNSPLQNGRSHPDTITLKENLSRLGFHVSDNPNTSFGPATERQVRAFQREHGLIVNGMADDVTLSKIDELLSVGDSYTYTIYELSLEEAVSEQQKLNPPPQTDLYRGLSGFIHSSDLQLFGSITGSSVNLRRAPSTSGAIATNVSRGTEFVYVREVIGDSVSGSEVWYEISYDNRQLYVHSSLANRYGFPVVSINKPAKVYQSANRSSYIFNNFNNPAYLTMRLPIHAEVKGETVSGNDFWYDVRPVWRNAKVEDFIKYLNPNKNDPLQHVVLDKSTGIPSSQLNNVLRGQGIFDSKGQAFINAGQTNGVNEVYLIAHALLESGNGSSQLSNGIEVGKDHNGNLVLVNLNNRNSLTEIKTTYNMFGIGAQDQDPYTLGAIKAYEEGWFTPEQAIIGGAAFISNSYFERGQNTLYKMRWNHLYLNSWGGYSQYATDMGWSVKQIPRMKSLYEQMENPRMEFDIVQYK; encoded by the coding sequence GTGGAACATATTAATAAAAAGAAGTACGCATCTATTGGGCTTGTTTGTTGTTTGATATTTGGACCAGGGTTATCATTGGTACATGCAGAAGGGGTGAAAATTGATCAAATGCATGAGGGGCTACTAGATAATTACAACCAAGAAATTATTCAATCTGATTTCATAATGGGGAAGATTGGGTCGATAGAAGAGGGAGATCCAATCGTTATTATTCTTGACATGTTTGGCTTTAAAGCTGAGGATGGCAAAGACCTTGAGGGTAATGTCATTAGTGGTTTGGCTGAATTTATAAAGTACTATAATTTTGAAAATGCATATAACAATGGCAGTACCATTGAACAAATATTTGAAGAAGTAATTTCTTCAAGTTTAAAGCTGGGAGATGTCGGTGCAGAAGTAATTGCATTAAAAGAATATCTCTACTTACTGGGAATTATATCTTCAGAAGATATTAATGATGAGTTTGACCTGACTACTGAAGAGGTAATTGTAGATTTCCAATCCAAACATAACTTAAGAGAAAATGGGATTGTTGATTCTATCACTTTTAATAAAATTGAGTCTTTACTTCGAGAAAAAAAGGATTCGGAAAATGAGAGTTATTCTGAAAGTGGAGAGGGAAACTTACTTAGTGATAATAAAGATATAGATAGTATTCTATACAAAGACAATAATAAAATTGAAACTGACTTTGAATACGAAAAAAAATTGGATAAAGTAGATGAAGTAGAAAACAGTATAGAACCCCATTCAATTACTGTCGATAAAGAGGTTAATACTGAAACTACTATAATAAAAACTGAAGAAGTAGATTCAACCGAAGCAATAACTTCATTCAGTATGACTAGTACAAATGATGCTCAGAGCAATGATGGACTAAGAAATGGTGATCGTGAGCCACTTGTTATTGATCTAAAGATCAACCTTAGTACTTTAGGTTTTCATGTATCAGATAATCCAAATGAAAATTACGGCCCCTCCACAGAGCGTGTAGTAAAAGAATTTCAAGCCTATTACGGTCTTGAAGTATCCGGCGTTGCGGGAGAACTCACTTTCGCTAAAATAGATGAGATTTTAAGCAGCCCTCTTAGTAATGGTCGCAACCATACAGATACCATCACACTAAAGGAAAACCTATCAAGATTAGGTTTCCATGTGTCGGACAATCCGAATACGGCCTATGGGCCATCTACCGAACGACGAGTCAGAGAATTTCAATCGTTCTACGGTTTGCGTGAAAACGGGATCGGAGATGAAGTAACGCTTGCTAAAATTGAGGAACTTATCCGAACACCAATGGGAAATGGTGATTACCGTCAAGATGCGGTTCTATTAAAAGAAAACATGGCGAAGCTTGGCTTTGTTGTTTCAGCGACTCCAACTCCGCAGTATGGTCCGTCAACAGAACGGACGGTGAGAGAGCTTCAGTCATACTATGGTTTATCCGTAACAGGGAGTGTTGGTGAAGAAACGTGGTCAAAAATAGAAGAGGTTCTTAACAGCCCTCTACAGAATGGTCAAAACCATGCTGATACCATCCCATTAAAAGAAAAATTGTCTATGCTAGGCTTCCATGTGTCGGACAATCCAAATACAGCTTATGGGCCTTCTACAGAGCGGCAGGTTAGAGCATTTCAGCACTATTACGGCTTAAGGGAGAACGGTATTGCGGATCATCCAACATTAGATAGGATAGATGAGATTTTAAGTAGCCCGTTGCAAAACGGCCGGAATCATTCAGATGTAATTACACTGAAAGAAAACTTGTCAAGGTTAGGTTTTCATGTATCGGATAATCCGAATACGGCCTACGGTCCGTCAACCGAAAGTAGAGTTAGAGATTTTCAAGCATTTTATGGTCTTCGTGAAAACGGCATCGGAGATGAAGTGACACTCGCTAAAATGAATGACCTTATTCAAACGCCAATGCGTATCGGTGATTACCGTCAAGATGTGGTTTTATTAAAAGAAAACATGGCGAAGCTTGGCTTTGTTGTTTCAGCGAACCCAACGCCACAGTACGGCCCTACCACCGAAAGGACGGTCAGAGAGCTTCAGGCATATTACGGACTATCAGTAACAGGGGGAGTGGATCAAGAAGCTTGGTCAAAGATTGAAGATATACTAAACAGTCCGTTACAAAACGGTCGAAGTCACCCAGATACCATCACACTAAAGGAAAATCTATCAAGATTAGGTTTCCATGTATCTGATAATCCCAATACATCCTTTGGACCAGCAACAGAAAGGCAAGTGAGAGCATTTCAAAGAGAACACGGCTTGATAGTGAATGGTATGGCGGATGATGTAACACTCTCTAAGATAGATGAACTGCTTTCTGTAGGTGACTCCTATACTTACACTATTTATGAGCTATCATTAGAAGAAGCAGTTAGTGAGCAACAAAAGCTAAATCCTCCTCCACAGACGGATCTGTACAGAGGTTTGTCGGGCTTTATTCACAGTAGTGATTTGCAACTCTTTGGAAGTATAACAGGAAGTAGTGTTAATTTAAGAAGAGCTCCAAGCACAAGTGGAGCAATCGCTACAAACGTATCAAGAGGTACAGAATTTGTTTATGTAAGGGAGGTTATTGGTGATAGTGTATCTGGGAGTGAGGTATGGTATGAAATCTCGTACGATAATCGACAGCTTTATGTTCATAGTAGCTTAGCAAACAGATATGGGTTTCCGGTTGTTTCTATTAATAAGCCAGCAAAAGTTTATCAGAGTGCGAATAGGAGTAGCTATATCTTTAATAACTTTAACAACCCCGCCTATCTCACTATGAGACTCCCAATTCATGCTGAAGTGAAAGGGGAAACGGTTAGTGGGAACGATTTTTGGTATGATGTTAGACCGGTTTGGAGAAATGCAAAAGTTGAAGATTTTATAAAATACTTAAATCCTAATAAAAACGACCCACTTCAACATGTGGTACTAGATAAAAGCACCGGGATCCCTTCTTCTCAGTTAAACAATGTTTTAAGAGGTCAAGGTATATTTGACAGTAAGGGACAGGCGTTCATTAATGCGGGGCAAACGAATGGTGTAAACGAAGTCTATCTCATAGCCCATGCTTTGCTGGAATCAGGAAATGGTTCATCTCAGCTATCAAATGGCATTGAGGTAGGTAAAGACCATAATGGTAACCTCGTTCTTGTAAACCTTAATAATAGAAATAGCTTAACTGAAATAAAAACAACCTATAATATGTTTGGTATAGGTGCACAAGATCAGGACCCCTACACGTTAGGAGCAATCAAGGCATATGAAGAAGGGTGGTTTACTCCGGAACAAGCAATAATAGGAGGAGCTGCCTTCATTTCAAACAGCTATTTTGAAAGAGGACAAAATACACTGTATAAAATGAGATGGAACCATTTGTATTTGAATAGTTGGGGAGGGTATTCCCAATATGCTACAGATATGGGGTGGTCTGTGAAGCAAATCCCACGTATGAAGTCTCTATATGAACAAATGGAAAATCCAAGAATGGAATTTGATATTGTTCAATACAAATAA